The sequence AACACCAACTGGCAGTCGTACGCCGGCGAGCAGACCATGGGGCACGTCGTGCAGACCGCCGGCCTGGCCGTGCAGAACTTCGTGTCGGCCGCCGTGGGCATGGCCGTGGCCGTGGCGCTCGTGCGCGGCTTCGCCCGGTCCCGCTGCGGTGGGCTGGGCAACTTCTGGGCCGACCTGGTACGCGGCACGCTGCGCGTCCTGATGCCCGTCGCCGCGCTCGCCGCCGTGGTGCTGGTGGCCTCGGGCGTGCTGCAGAACTTCTCCGGCATCCACGAGGTCGGGCAGTTCACGGGCGGTGGACAGCAGTGGGGCGGCGGCGCGTACGCCTCGCAGGAGGCCATCAAGGAACTCGGCACCAACGGCGGTGGCCTCGCCAACGCCAACAGCGCCCACCCCTTCGAGAACCCGACCCCGTTCACGAACCTGCTGGAGATCTTCCTCGTCCTGGTGATCCCCTTCTCGCTGACCCGCACCTTCGGCGTGCTGGTCGGCAGTGCGAGGCAGGGCTACGCGATCCTCGGCACGATGGCGGCCATCTGGCTGGGCTTCGTCGGGCTCATGATGTGGACCGAGTTCGCCCACCACGGCCCGGCGCTCCAGGCCGCGGGCGCGGCGATGGAGGGCAAGGAGGTCCGCTTCGGCGTCGGCGGGTCCTCGCTCTTCGCGGTGACGACCACGCTCACGTCGACCGGTGCGGTGAACTCCTTCCACTCCTCCTTCACCGGCCTCGGCGGCGGCATCACCCTGCTCGGCATGATGCTGGGCGAGATCGCGCCCGGCGGTGTCGGCTCCGGTCTGTACGGCATGCTGATCATGGCGGTCATCGCGGTGTTCATCGCCGGCCTGATGGTCGGCCGCACCCCCGAGTACCTGGGCAAGAAGATCGGCGCCCGGGAGATGAAGCTCGCCGCCTGCCACATCCTCGTCACCCCGGCCCTCGTCCTGGTCCTCACCGCGGCCTCCCTGGCCCTGCCGACCCCGCCGCACTCGATGCTCAACCCGGGCGCGCACGGCTTCTCCGAGGTGCTGTACGCGTTCACCTCGGCGTCGAACAACAACGGCTCGGCCTTCGCCGGCCTGAACGCGAACACCGACTGGTTCAACACGATGACCGGACTCGCGATGCTGCTCGGCCGCTTCCTGCCGATGG comes from Streptomyces sp. SCL15-4 and encodes:
- the kdpA gene encoding potassium-transporting ATPase subunit KdpA, which codes for MGPVLAGVLQLLALIGALALVHNPLGAYMARVYTSRRHLRAERWIYRAIGADPDAEMTWPAYLRGVLAFSLAGVLFLYLLQRLQGVLPGSLGFSSVNPAQSFNTAVSFVTNTNWQSYAGEQTMGHVVQTAGLAVQNFVSAAVGMAVAVALVRGFARSRCGGLGNFWADLVRGTLRVLMPVAALAAVVLVASGVLQNFSGIHEVGQFTGGGQQWGGGAYASQEAIKELGTNGGGLANANSAHPFENPTPFTNLLEIFLVLVIPFSLTRTFGVLVGSARQGYAILGTMAAIWLGFVGLMMWTEFAHHGPALQAAGAAMEGKEVRFGVGGSSLFAVTTTLTSTGAVNSFHSSFTGLGGGITLLGMMLGEIAPGGVGSGLYGMLIMAVIAVFIAGLMVGRTPEYLGKKIGAREMKLAACHILVTPALVLVLTAASLALPTPPHSMLNPGAHGFSEVLYAFTSASNNNGSAFAGLNANTDWFNTMTGLAMLLGRFLPMVFVLALAGSLAGQRPVPVTAGTLRTGKPLFTGLLAGAVLIVTGLTYFPALALGPLAEGLA